In one window of Lacticaseibacillus casei DSM 20011 = JCM 1134 = ATCC 393 DNA:
- a CDS encoding MarR family winged helix-turn-helix transcriptional regulator, translated as MTDKPLLEAYVDAYFSTFKNINELISEPMAQYHLSFEQYRILSDIANDPTISLTAIVAKRGVTKPAVARQIRVLRNLNYVTQSKFEADRRRNTLQLTPLGKQVEAAITKEASERFNEWVNALGVRKAKQFVKLLNEIGTKVIQPRQAAKKEQ; from the coding sequence ATGACTGATAAACCCTTACTAGAGGCATATGTGGATGCTTATTTTTCAACATTCAAAAATATCAACGAACTGATCTCAGAGCCCATGGCCCAATACCATTTGAGTTTCGAGCAATACCGGATTTTATCCGACATTGCCAATGATCCCACCATCAGCTTGACTGCCATTGTTGCCAAACGCGGCGTAACCAAGCCGGCTGTTGCGCGGCAAATACGCGTGTTGCGTAATTTGAATTACGTGACGCAATCCAAGTTCGAAGCTGATCGGCGGCGTAATACATTGCAGCTAACACCGCTTGGTAAGCAGGTAGAAGCCGCGATTACCAAAGAAGCCAGCGAGCGCTTCAACGAATGGGTGAACGCTTTAGGCGTACGCAAAGCCAAGCAATTTGTGAAACTTTTAAATGAAATCGGCACAAAAGTCATCCAGCCCCGGCAAGCGGCAAAAAAAGAGCAGTAG